A single region of the Candidatus Marinarcus aquaticus genome encodes:
- the fdh3B gene encoding formate dehydrogenase FDH3 subunit beta, with the protein MSKPDFARMKFYCDEKLCIDCNGCVVACKEAHEVPVGVNRRKVVTINEGIVGQEISVSMACMHCADAPCQQVCPVDCFYIRTDGIVLHDKDKCIGCGYCLFACPFGAPQFPKNGAFGTKGKMDKCTMCAGGPEETNSHEEFEKYGQNRIAEGKVPMCASMCSTKALLVGDADEVALIKTYRATAKGKGIQTEAMGW; encoded by the coding sequence ATGAGTAAACCAGATTTTGCACGGATGAAATTTTACTGCGATGAGAAGCTTTGTATTGATTGTAACGGATGTGTAGTTGCTTGTAAAGAGGCACATGAAGTTCCAGTTGGAGTAAATCGACGAAAAGTAGTAACGATAAATGAGGGAATCGTAGGACAAGAGATTTCTGTATCAATGGCGTGTATGCATTGCGCTGATGCACCTTGCCAACAGGTGTGTCCAGTAGACTGTTTTTACATCAGAACAGATGGAATTGTTTTGCATGATAAAGATAAATGTATCGGATGTGGATATTGTCTCTTTGCATGCCCATTTGGTGCACCACAATTTCCTAAAAATGGTGCTTTTGGTACTAAAGGAAAAATGGATAAATGTACTATGTGTGCCGGAGGACCTGAAGAGACAAATTCTCATGAAGAGTTTGAAAAATATGGACAAAATAGAATTGCTGAAGGAAAGGTGCCAATGTGTGCTTCAATGTGTTCAACTAAAGCATTACTCGTAGGTGATGCAGATGAAGTGGCATTGATAAAAACATACAGAGCAACCGCAAAAGGAAAAGGTATCCAAACTGAAGCGATGGGTTGGTAG
- a CDS encoding 4Fe-4S dicluster domain-containing protein, which produces MQEFIYYNPNSLEFPLNEEVLISSTLKELKEINCIVSNSDQVNAQVVAKEIDFYIQNSQDNLSNKMKNVGKLYKINALRFDLSLDMEQELQVDNRVLLIGTQEQKDDFLGSKLALEFEFYHIDASILKMIDGHMGSFEVIVDNDGKETVLKVSQIVWFDATETFDRAGIYDPISSSHDDVFEQLLQNTKGHIYKKFITYDSSICQYHDRRDEVCAQCVNVCPTVAITKDDENKHLIFSDIDCLGCGGCISVCPSGALDYAPMNTESFFQISRMYEGHTPLIIPAKMNIHEINIELKEHVLPLSIEGEKFLDESKLLTLLQESGSQIVFYTDFLSKGTTDAIDILNQIYKKKYNCKAILVAQNEQELQAALQEVQFVENSRYSINQTTEKKRENFAIRLEKIVDGQDLGRVITGPSVHYAKVNVNEANCTLCLSCVGACNVDALIADATDNTLQLNSSLCTACGYCELSCPEKDCLSIEQDMIELQPSWFTYNVLAQDELFACVECGKEFATKKAVEKIAHMMSPIFSKMSKTKERTLYCCEDCKAKLMIQEGLLHA; this is translated from the coding sequence ATGCAGGAATTTATCTATTATAACCCCAATTCTTTAGAATTTCCCTTAAATGAAGAGGTTTTAATCTCTTCAACCCTCAAAGAGTTAAAAGAGATTAACTGTATTGTCTCCAACAGTGATCAAGTCAATGCACAAGTGGTAGCAAAAGAGATTGATTTTTATATTCAAAATTCACAAGACAATTTGAGCAATAAAATGAAAAATGTGGGAAAACTCTACAAAATAAATGCGTTGCGTTTTGATTTATCTTTAGATATGGAACAAGAACTTCAAGTTGATAACCGAGTTTTACTCATTGGAACACAAGAGCAAAAAGATGATTTTTTAGGTTCTAAGTTGGCTTTAGAGTTCGAGTTTTATCATATTGATGCCTCTATTTTAAAAATGATCGATGGACATATGGGATCTTTTGAAGTTATAGTTGATAATGATGGTAAAGAAACCGTTCTTAAAGTATCACAAATTGTTTGGTTTGATGCCACAGAAACATTTGATCGTGCGGGGATTTATGATCCAATATCAAGCAGTCATGATGATGTCTTTGAACAACTTCTTCAAAATACAAAAGGGCATATTTATAAAAAATTTATTACATATGATAGTTCTATTTGTCAATATCATGATAGAAGAGATGAGGTCTGTGCTCAATGTGTCAATGTTTGTCCAACGGTTGCTATTACAAAAGATGATGAAAATAAACATCTTATTTTCAGTGATATTGACTGTTTAGGGTGTGGTGGATGTATCTCAGTTTGTCCAAGTGGTGCTTTGGATTATGCCCCCATGAACACAGAGAGCTTTTTCCAAATTTCCAGAATGTATGAAGGACATACTCCTTTAATTATCCCTGCTAAAATGAATATCCATGAAATCAATATTGAACTCAAGGAACACGTGCTTCCCTTGAGCATTGAGGGTGAGAAGTTTTTAGATGAAAGTAAACTATTAACTCTTTTACAAGAGAGCGGTTCTCAAATTGTTTTTTATACCGACTTCCTATCAAAAGGTACCACCGATGCCATTGATATCTTAAATCAAATTTATAAGAAAAAATACAACTGTAAAGCCATCCTTGTTGCTCAAAATGAACAGGAGTTACAAGCAGCCCTACAAGAGGTGCAATTTGTAGAAAACTCACGATACTCTATCAATCAAACCACAGAGAAAAAAAGAGAGAACTTTGCCATTCGACTTGAAAAGATTGTAGATGGTCAAGACTTAGGTCGAGTTATCACTGGACCAAGCGTGCACTATGCTAAGGTTAATGTAAACGAAGCAAACTGTACTCTATGTCTTTCATGTGTTGGGGCCTGTAACGTAGATGCACTTATTGCAGATGCAACAGATAACACTTTACAACTCAATTCAAGTTTGTGTACAGCCTGTGGTTATTGTGAACTCTCCTGTCCCGAAAAAGATTGTTTGAGTATCGAGCAAGATATGATAGAACTTCAACCTTCATGGTTTACTTACAATGTATTAGCACAAGATGAACTCTTTGCTTGTGTGGAGTGTGGCAAAGAGTTTGCAACCAAAAAAGCTGTTGAAAAAATTGCACACATGATGTCACCGATTTTTTCAAAGATGAGCAAAACAAAAGAGAGAACACTTTACTGTTGTGAAGATTGTAAAGCAAAATTAATGATACAAGAGGGATTATTACATGCATAA
- a CDS encoding TorD/DmsD family molecular chaperone yields MHNEQINQARVFIYNILAMLFVESHVEHNADKIVQNLEVLSENSFDDEVEEAVKCLLEYIQAEGVKSLYENFQKLFLVPFGEYVSLSCSQYHEQREAGLMLIKVRDILAKTKIRKDETLFKAQEDDFGFLFTLSAYLIEQQQINEIKEDLQKQLFLEVINPYIDHLSMELEKSKNPIYIHASTILANFIQFERSYLKIIKAA; encoded by the coding sequence ATGCATAATGAACAAATAAACCAAGCCAGAGTCTTTATTTATAACATATTAGCAATGTTATTTGTAGAAAGTCATGTAGAACATAATGCAGATAAAATTGTTCAAAATTTAGAAGTTCTTAGTGAAAATTCATTTGATGATGAAGTGGAAGAGGCAGTAAAATGTCTGCTTGAATATATTCAAGCAGAGGGTGTAAAGAGTTTGTATGAAAATTTTCAGAAACTCTTTTTAGTACCATTTGGAGAATATGTCTCTTTGAGTTGTTCTCAATATCATGAACAAAGAGAAGCAGGTTTGATGCTCATAAAGGTTCGAGATATATTGGCAAAAACTAAAATCAGAAAAGATGAGACACTCTTTAAAGCACAAGAAGATGATTTTGGATTTTTATTTACTTTGAGTGCTTATTTGATTGAGCAACAACAAATAAACGAAATAAAAGAGGATTTACAAAAACAGCTTTTTTTAGAGGTGATTAATCCTTATATTGATCATTTATCAATGGAGTTAGAGAAATCAAAAAACCCCATATATATCCATGCATCTACAATTTTAGCAAACTTTATACAGTTTGAACGAAGCTATTTAAAAATCATTAAAGCGGCCTAA
- a CDS encoding cytochrome b/b6 domain-containing protein, with the protein MENSSFFKRNRAYIFTILGLSIVGFVFLKFLMIIDWEYFIQYKLAILMTGNVDGVLAPPHSAYEAMVNAAFGPNYEAFAPEIIRASNERQLFIWWVFVAEIAIFCIMYVIQGRRVPKVTNFDDQVVVFNLFHRIVIWLNVAIVLTLIITGFNITWGLRSGGGELPFLFRGTHEITGLIWFPVWLLMSIIAFKDSKLLFKNSLTRKIIIPGTYKPMKRIIYFFFVIMGAGLLVSGAIIWYLHPDAYTNAQVIQFKRLVLYIHFGSSVLIMFFLMDFIYSALVAVKGNIKGVITGKYPREHLEQIAPDVLAEIEEAKREKA; encoded by the coding sequence ATGGAAAACAGCTCATTTTTTAAACGAAACAGAGCATACATTTTTACAATTCTTGGACTGTCAATCGTCGGGTTTGTATTTTTAAAATTTCTTATGATCATTGATTGGGAATATTTTATACAATATAAACTTGCAATTCTTATGACAGGGAACGTGGATGGAGTATTGGCTCCACCACACTCTGCATATGAAGCGATGGTAAATGCAGCCTTTGGTCCAAACTATGAAGCGTTTGCACCAGAGATTATCCGAGCAAGTAATGAGCGACAGCTTTTTATTTGGTGGGTATTTGTTGCAGAGATAGCGATTTTTTGTATTATGTATGTGATTCAAGGACGACGAGTTCCCAAAGTAACAAACTTCGATGATCAAGTAGTGGTGTTTAACCTCTTTCATCGAATTGTAATTTGGTTGAACGTTGCAATAGTTTTAACACTGATTATCACTGGATTTAATATCACTTGGGGATTGCGTTCAGGTGGTGGAGAGTTACCGTTTTTATTCAGAGGTACTCATGAAATCACAGGACTGATTTGGTTCCCTGTATGGTTGCTGATGAGTATCATTGCATTTAAAGACTCAAAACTTCTGTTCAAAAACAGTTTGACAAGAAAGATTATTATTCCAGGTACGTATAAACCGATGAAAAGAATCATCTATTTCTTCTTCGTGATTATGGGTGCTGGTTTATTAGTCAGTGGAGCAATTATTTGGTACTTGCATCCAGATGCATACACCAATGCACAAGTGATTCAATTTAAACGGTTAGTACTGTATATCCACTTTGGATCGAGTGTACTGATTATGTTCTTCTTGATGGACTTTATTTACTCTGCATTAGTAGCAGTAAAAGGGAATATCAAAGGTGTTATCACAGGGAAATACCCAAGAGAGCACTTAGAGCAAATCGCACCGGACGTATTAGCAGAAATTGAAGAAGCAAAAAGGGAAAAGGCATGA
- a CDS encoding formate dehydrogenase encodes MAEEFNTRRSFIKRAGIAASVFAGSAVAVAATTQSRDRGEGSDSGHGVAVGIAHKKEVLYKKTQAWSAFYNAAK; translated from the coding sequence ATGGCTGAAGAGTTTAACACAAGACGAAGCTTTATTAAACGAGCTGGAATCGCTGCTTCTGTTTTTGCAGGTTCTGCTGTCGCTGTGGCAGCAACAACACAAAGCAGAGATAGAGGTGAAGGAAGTGATTCTGGACATGGTGTTGCAGTAGGAATTGCACACAAAAAAGAAGTTTTATATAAAAAAACTCAGGCTTGGAGCGCTTTTTATAACGCTGCAAAATAA
- a CDS encoding molybdopterin-dependent oxidoreductase translates to MTMLKSFGRRSFLKMASLATAATATSAFANTGVLREAKEEEIKNPFPGSKLVKTVCSYCSVGCGVVAEVHNGVWVRQEVAYDHPISHGGHCCKGADMIDKARATNRLKYPMEKVNGEWKRVSWDNAMGKISDKLQQLREEHGPDAVQFIGSSKVSNEQAFYIRKFAAMFGTNNIDQQARICHSPTVAGVANTWGYGAMTNHIGDMQNSKAIIIFGANPASNHPVAMQHILKSKEQNGAKIIVVDPRYTKTAAKSDVFCRIRPGTDIAFMYGMIRIIKKNNWFDKQFLNDRVYGIEEIFKECEEYTPEHVEHITGCPKETLIQATSMFASADPGSLIWNQGLTQHTIGSSNTRLATIVQLILGNMGKTGGGCNILRGHDNVQGATDLGCLSHTLPGYYGLSEGSWKYFSKQWNVDYDWLKGRFKSKELMESEGFSLSLWLHGVLEQNNAKNNGGSPLRALVVIGNGISTITQTHKVKEALDKLELVVFVDPFVNDSAVMTTRENNLFMLPVATQMETSGSIVNTSRTIQWRYQVIDPLYEARPDHEILFDFAKRLGFYDQYVAGMGKGKDFKWPEDATNEIARSLKTIGMQGRTAERIKNHTDNWHLFDSVSLKGKGALSKEYYGLPWPCWNESHPGSPVLYNVNLPVSQGGMGFRARFGTERNGTNLLAEKGVAPVGSRIKGGYAEITYKNIEELAGVKLSAAEKKAVEGKNWKTDDSGILNKYALKAGLAPYGNAKARTIVWNFTDQIPKHREPLHSPRPDLVKQYPAIRDKKNYFRTDVRYESEQNAQEWSKDYPTSIVSGRIVEHFGSGTETRASKYLAELSPEMYGEVHPNYAASLGIKDGEMMWVYGTAEGKIKVRCKYSHTVAEGYVFLPQNFSGVFSGEKLDYRYPEGTQPYIYGEASNQITSYGFDQETGCPETKCSLVRLERA, encoded by the coding sequence ATGACAATGCTTAAAAGCTTTGGGAGAAGAAGTTTTCTTAAGATGGCTTCGTTAGCAACTGCTGCAACAGCAACGTCTGCATTTGCAAACACAGGTGTCTTAAGAGAAGCAAAGGAAGAGGAGATTAAAAATCCATTCCCAGGATCAAAGTTAGTAAAAACAGTCTGTTCATACTGTTCAGTAGGTTGCGGTGTTGTAGCTGAAGTACATAATGGAGTATGGGTAAGACAAGAGGTGGCATATGATCACCCAATCAGTCATGGGGGACACTGTTGTAAAGGTGCTGATATGATTGATAAAGCGAGAGCTACAAATCGTTTAAAATATCCAATGGAAAAAGTAAACGGAGAGTGGAAAAGAGTGAGTTGGGATAATGCCATGGGTAAAATCTCAGACAAGTTACAACAACTCAGAGAAGAGCATGGTCCAGATGCAGTCCAATTTATTGGTTCATCAAAAGTGAGCAATGAGCAAGCTTTTTATATCAGAAAATTTGCTGCAATGTTTGGTACAAATAACATTGACCAACAAGCAAGAATTTGTCACAGTCCTACCGTAGCAGGTGTTGCAAATACTTGGGGATATGGAGCAATGACAAATCACATTGGTGATATGCAAAACTCTAAAGCAATTATTATTTTTGGTGCAAATCCAGCATCAAATCACCCAGTTGCTATGCAACACATTTTAAAGTCTAAAGAACAAAATGGGGCTAAAATCATTGTTGTTGACCCTAGATACACAAAAACTGCTGCAAAAAGTGATGTGTTTTGTAGAATACGACCGGGTACAGACATTGCGTTTATGTATGGAATGATTCGAATCATTAAAAAGAACAACTGGTTTGATAAGCAGTTTTTAAATGACAGAGTATATGGTATTGAAGAGATTTTCAAAGAGTGTGAAGAGTATACGCCTGAACACGTTGAACATATCACAGGTTGTCCAAAAGAGACATTGATTCAAGCTACATCAATGTTTGCTAGTGCCGATCCAGGTTCATTGATTTGGAATCAAGGATTAACACAACATACTATTGGTTCATCAAATACACGACTTGCAACCATTGTTCAATTGATTTTAGGAAACATGGGTAAAACTGGTGGTGGATGTAATATTTTAAGAGGACATGACAACGTACAAGGTGCAACAGATTTAGGTTGTTTATCTCATACACTTCCTGGATATTATGGACTTTCTGAAGGTTCATGGAAATACTTCTCTAAACAGTGGAATGTAGACTATGACTGGTTAAAAGGACGATTTAAATCGAAAGAACTGATGGAATCGGAAGGTTTCAGTTTGAGTCTGTGGCTTCACGGTGTATTAGAGCAAAACAATGCTAAAAATAATGGTGGAAGTCCATTGCGAGCTTTAGTGGTTATTGGTAATGGTATTTCAACGATTACTCAAACGCATAAAGTAAAAGAGGCTTTAGATAAATTAGAACTGGTTGTTTTTGTTGACCCATTTGTTAATGATTCAGCTGTAATGACAACTCGAGAAAACAACTTATTTATGTTGCCAGTTGCAACTCAAATGGAAACATCTGGAAGTATCGTGAATACTTCACGAACTATTCAATGGCGATATCAAGTAATTGATCCATTGTATGAAGCAAGACCAGATCATGAAATCTTATTTGATTTTGCAAAAAGACTTGGGTTCTATGACCAGTACGTTGCTGGTATGGGTAAAGGAAAAGATTTTAAATGGCCTGAAGATGCAACCAATGAGATTGCACGAAGTCTTAAGACTATTGGTATGCAAGGACGAACAGCCGAGCGAATTAAAAATCATACCGATAATTGGCACTTGTTTGATTCAGTTTCTTTAAAAGGGAAAGGTGCACTTTCTAAAGAGTATTATGGATTACCTTGGCCTTGTTGGAATGAAAGCCATCCTGGAAGCCCAGTATTATATAATGTAAATCTTCCTGTTTCACAAGGTGGTATGGGATTTAGAGCACGATTTGGTACTGAGAGAAATGGAACAAATCTCTTAGCTGAAAAAGGTGTTGCTCCAGTAGGTTCACGAATCAAAGGTGGATATGCGGAAATTACGTATAAAAATATTGAAGAACTTGCAGGTGTAAAACTAAGTGCAGCAGAGAAAAAAGCAGTAGAAGGTAAAAACTGGAAGACAGATGACAGCGGTATATTAAATAAATATGCACTCAAAGCGGGACTTGCTCCATATGGAAATGCAAAGGCTCGAACCATCGTTTGGAATTTTACTGACCAAATCCCTAAACACAGAGAGCCGTTACACTCACCAAGACCAGACTTAGTAAAACAATATCCTGCGATTCGAGATAAGAAAAACTATTTCCGTACAGATGTACGATACGAATCTGAGCAAAATGCTCAAGAGTGGTCAAAAGATTACCCTACAAGTATTGTTTCTGGAAGAATTGTTGAACACTTTGGTTCAGGAACAGAAACAAGAGCATCTAAATATTTAGCAGAATTATCTCCTGAGATGTATGGTGAAGTTCATCCTAATTATGCAGCTTCTTTAGGAATTAAAGATGGTGAGATGATGTGGGTATATGGTACAGCAGAAGGGAAGATTAAGGTTCGTTGTAAGTACAGTCACACAGTGGCAGAAGGGTATGTATTCTTACCTCAAAACTTCTCAGGAGTATTCAGTGGTGAAAAACTTGATTACAGATATCCAGAAGGTACGCAACCATATATCTATGGTGAAGCATCAAACCAAATTACAAGTTATGGTTTTGACCAAGAGACAGGTTGTCCAGAGACAAAATGTTCACTTGTCAGATTAGAACGAGCATAG